One window of Pirellulales bacterium genomic DNA carries:
- a CDS encoding zf-TFIIB domain-containing protein, producing the protein MAAQSLNCPNCGAAASSEATRCEHCNSRLATVACPSCFGMIFRGAKFCSHCGMVVQRVETRANAVCPCPRCRVNTREITLGPSRLRECPVCEGLWVDSVALHQICTDRERQATILGDAADVVSAAQLAPERVRYVPCPICKQLMHRVNFAKCSNVIVDVCKPHGTWFDRDELHRIVKFISTGGMDVARAKEAEALDQKRRELEAVRNAGAATDRHAGNQYEYGTRENAITMALGALVGSFFD; encoded by the coding sequence ATGGCAGCCCAATCGTTGAACTGTCCCAACTGCGGCGCGGCGGCTTCCTCGGAAGCCACGCGGTGCGAACACTGCAATTCGCGGCTAGCGACCGTCGCATGTCCATCGTGCTTCGGGATGATCTTTCGCGGCGCGAAGTTTTGTTCGCACTGCGGGATGGTGGTGCAACGGGTCGAAACTCGTGCCAACGCGGTTTGTCCCTGCCCGCGCTGTCGCGTGAACACGAGGGAAATTACCCTCGGTCCAAGCAGGCTGCGCGAGTGCCCGGTGTGTGAGGGCCTTTGGGTGGACTCCGTGGCACTCCACCAGATTTGCACTGATCGCGAACGACAGGCGACCATCCTTGGCGATGCTGCGGATGTAGTTTCCGCCGCACAATTGGCCCCGGAACGGGTACGCTACGTCCCTTGCCCCATCTGCAAACAACTCATGCATCGCGTCAATTTCGCCAAATGTTCGAATGTGATTGTGGATGTCTGCAAGCCGCACGGCACGTGGTTCGATAGGGATGAACTGCATCGGATCGTGAAGTTCATCAGTACCGGCGGAATGGACGTGGCCCGGGCGAAAGAAGCCGAGGCACTAGACCAAAAACGCCGGGAGTTGGAGGCGGTTCGCAATGCCGGCGCGGCAACCGACCGGCACGCGGGCAATCAATACGAATACGGCACGAGAGAAAATGCCATCACAATGGCCTTGGGAGCGCTGGTCGGTTCGTTCTTCGATTAG